In Labrus mixtus chromosome 11, fLabMix1.1, whole genome shotgun sequence, a single window of DNA contains:
- the mtf1 gene encoding metal regulatory transcription factor 1, whose protein sequence is MSENGPRSEATMYFEVEVDSLTRDDDEEEDKIHYDKDDDLIPEPSSSSGRVYDRTTVLIERDPIRLDEEGEEEGHCGGDEDGVTFLTEGEGDGDEEEGSLAFMHDPDGMSQGYVHHTISPDQIQFTINPGSTPMPRNIEGATLTLHSECPETKQREVKRYQCMFEGCTRTYSTAGNLRTHQKTHRGEYTFVCNQQGCGKAFLTSYSLKIHVRVHTKEKPFECDVQGCEKAFNTLYRLKAHQRLHTGKTFNCESEGCTKYFTTLSDLRKHIRTHTGEKPFRCDHDGCGKAFAASHHLKTHVRTHTGEKPFNCPSDGCEKTFSSQYSLKSHIRGHDKGQTFSVTLTHPLSEDANHSLCLSDLSLISTDSELRENINNAQNLDFNTPVKIFELMFQSPENSVSQDDAHTHEGLCEHFSLETSTHPGVTDASSIISFTFSPTSSTHCSNTTAVKEAPSQLSQSSPPEASSPASVTATVSSKQPSPFMTLTGPQQISDMPAQASVQASKHATPQQFVALQPTFLQPNSATQTTPLPQSIPAPPPVTPALTTTAPGAAPGPVVAAAATDPLAVVAQPVPLANNPVPNSGPCLPSTPATITIAPTQNLPGLVMSDQNLQWILSSAASSQQNPEQAAHQGAPKVEKVFFTTAIPVGGNVGNSVQQIGLSLPVIIIKQEESCQCQCACRDSAKDNSSKSASSIVSATAQPPSQPPPPPPSEPTEPPQHPSTSSSCLPESSSKVVEVRLDPPSSSPSPSSSSAQTLSTIVSSTAANPPSSDGLSNMDVSDFLSLQSPDTAANIEALLLVAEDFSMATDGNP, encoded by the exons ATGAGTGAGAATGGCCCTCGTTCAGAGGCCACTATGTATTTCGAGGTGGAGGTGGATTCTCTAACGCGGGATGAcgatgaagaggaagacaagaTCCACTATGACAAAGACGATGACCTGATTCCCGAGCCTTCATCGTCTTCCGGGCGTGTTTATGACCGCACAACAGTGCTCATTGAGCGGGACCCCATACGCCTGGATGAGGAGGGTGAAGAGGAGGGTCACTGTGGAGGGGATGAAGATGGGGTCACCTTCCTCACCGAAGGGGAAGGTgatggagatgaggaggagggctCTCTGGCATTTATGCATGACCCTGATGGAATGTCACAGGGTTATGTGCATCACACCATTTCCCCGGACCAGATCCAGTTCACAATAAATCCAGGCTCCACCCCCATGCCCCGTAACATAGAGGGGGCGACCCTTACCCTGCACTCTGAGTGCCCTGAGACCAAGCAGAGAGAG GTGAAGCGCTATCAGTGCATGTTCGAGGGCTGCACGAGGACTTACAGCACGGCGGGAAACCTGCGGACACACCAGAAGACTCACCGGGGAGAGTATACGTTTGTGTGCAATCAACAAGGCTGTGGAAAAGCCTTCCTCACATCATACAGCCTCAAGATCCATGTCCGCGTTCACACCAAGGAGAAGCCATTTGAGTGTGACGTTCAAGGCTGTGAGAAGGCCTTCAACACGTTATACAG GCTGAAAGCACACCAGAGACTTCACACAGGCAAGACGTTCAACTGTGAATCAGAGGGCTGCACAAAGTACTTTACCACACTCAGCGACCTGAGGAAGCACATTCGCACACACACGGGGGAGAAGCCATTCCG GTGTGACCACGACGGTTGTGGTAAAGCGTTTGCTGCAAGTCATCACCTTAAAACACATGTACGGACACACACAG GGGAGAAGCCATTCAATTGTCCGAGTGACGGCTGCGAGAAGACTTTCAGCAGCCAGTACAGTCTGAAGAGTCACATCCGGGGCCACGACAAAGGACAGACCTTCAGCGTCACTCTCACCCATCCGCTCTCTGAA GATGCAAATCACTCGCTGTGCCTCAGTGACTTGAGTCTCATTTCTACGGACTCAGAGCTTCGAGAAAACATCAATAAC GCTCAAAATCTGGACTTCAACACTCCTGTGAAAATCTTTGAGCTCATGTTCCAGAGTCCTGAGAACAGCGTCAGCCAAGATGATGCCCATACACATG AGGGCCTTTGTGAACACTTCAGCCTTGAAACTTCTACCCATCCTGGAGTGACTGATGCCTCATCCATCATCTCTTTCACTTTTAGTCCTACATCCTCAACTCACTGTTCCAACACAACTGCAGTCAAGGAGGCTCCTTCCCAGCTCAGTCAGAGCTCTCCTCCTGAGGCCTCCTCCCCTGCTTCAGTCACAGCCACTGTCAGCTCCAAACAGCCTTCACCTTTCATGACACTAACCGGGCCTCAGCAGATCTCTGATATGCCGGCTCAGGCTTCTGTCCAAGCATCAAAACATGCCACCCCCCAGCAATTTGTTGCACTTCAACCCACATTCCTGCAGCCAAACAGTGCCACCCAGACCACTCCTCTACCACAATCcatccctgctcctcctccagtgaCTCCAGCACTGACCACCACAGCACCAGGAGCTGCTCCAGGgcctgttgttgctgctgctgcaacagaTCCTCTGGCAGTTGTGGCTCAACCCGTGCCTTTGGCCAACAACCCTGTCCCCAACTCTGGCCCTTGTTTGCCATCTACCCCTGCCACCATCACCATCGCTCCCACCCAGAACCTGCCCGGCCTGGTTATGTCTGACCAGAACCTGCAGTGGATTCTCAGCAGTGCTGCCAGCAGCCAGCAGAACCCAGAGCAAGCA GCCCATCAAGGAGCTCCGAAAGTGGAAAAGGTTTTCTTCACTACAGCCATACCAGTGGGAGGAAACGTTG gaaaCTCGGTCCAACAGATCGGCCTCAGCCTgcctgtcatcatcatcaaacaggAGGAATCCTGTCAGTGCCAGTGTGCCTGCAGGGACTCTGCTAAGGACAACAGTTCAAAGAGTGCCTCCTCCATAGTTTCAGCCACAGCACAGCCTCCGTCacaaccccctcctcccccaccatCAGAGCCCACAGAGCCTCCACAAcatccctccacctcctcttcctgcctccCGGAGTCTTCCTCCAAGGTGGTTGAGGTGAGGCTGGACCCCccttcttcatctccttctccttcatcctcctcagcTCAGACTCTCTCCACAATAGTAAGCAGCACTGCTGCCAACCCTCCCTCGTCTGACGGGTTATCCAATATGGATGTCTCGGACTTCCTCTCGCTGCAGAGCCCTGACACGGCTGCCAACATCGAGGCTCTGCTGCTGGTCGCTGAGGACTTCAGCATGGCCACTGACGGCAATCCTTAG
- the yrdc gene encoding yrdC domain-containing protein, mitochondrial, translated as MRSVFSIAVKLVKSRGAHGSVSAQRLGGEMCKELKTKVLRLLPPTSNGPSVHQGSQTDSAEILSCTVNALKEGHVVAVPTDTIYGLACLAQNSEAIRKTYDVKGRNGHKPLAICVGEIEDFYKYCKVTVKTALLGDLLPGPVTLVFERSEVLNTDLNPFTSLVGVRIPDHAFMRRLCQMCGEPLALTSANISSHTSTVAVHEFQELWPKLAVVVDGGPIGDENRLGSTVIDLSVLGKYRIIRPGCALSSTVDVLEHKYGLSEDPGEA; from the exons ATGAGGTCTGTCTTTAGTATTGCAGTTAAATTGGTCAAATCGAGAGGAGCTCACGGTTCAGTGTCAGCCCAACGCCTCGGAGGAGAGATGTGTAAAGAGCTGAAGACCAAAGTGCTGCGTTTACTGCCGCCGACCTCCAATGGGCCGTCTGTTCATCAGGGCAGTCAAACAG acagtgctgaaaTCTTGAGCTGCACAGTGAACGCTCTGAAGGAGGGTCACGTGGTCGCTGTGCCCACCGACACCATCTACGGCCTGGCGTGTCTGGCCCAGAACTCTGAAGCCATCAGGAAAACCTACGACGTCAAAGGCAGGAATGGACACAAGCCGCTGGCCATCTGTGTGGGAGAGATTGAGGATTTCTATAA GTACTGTAAGGTGACAGTGAAGACGGCGCTGTTAGGGGACCTGCTCCCGGGTCCTGTCACTCTGGTGTTTGAAAGATCGGAGGTCCTGAACACCGATCTCAACCCCTTCACCTCA CTTGTAGGCGTCCGTATCCCTGATCACGCCTTCATGAGACGCCTCTGCCAGATGTGTGGAGAACCACTCGCACTCACCAGCGCAAACATCAGCTCACACACCAGCACTGTGGCCGTACAT GAGTTCCAGGAGCTCTGGCCGAAGCTAGCGGTGGTTGTGGATGGAGGACCAATAGGAGACGAGAACCGCCTCGGATCAACGGTGATCGACCTGTCAGTTCTCGGCAAATACCGCATCATCAGACCCGGCTG TGCCCTCTCCTCTACGGTTGATGTGCTGGAGCATAAATATGGACTGTCAGAGGACCCAGGGGAAGCATGA